A stretch of Saccharothrix texasensis DNA encodes these proteins:
- a CDS encoding glycoside hydrolase family 65 protein: MVRWDGLAVDQLRRTESVFALSNGHIGMRGTLDEGEPRGLPGTYLNGFYEEHALPYGESGYGYPEAGETVVNVTDGKVIRLLVEDEPLDMRYGRAHAHQRELDFRTGTLRRCTEWESPTGRRVTVRTERLVSLTQRAVAAIHYEVVPTEDLQLVVQSDLLANEPVENEGDDPRVAAALNEPLVADFAHAEDYRAVLAHHARNSGLRMAAAMDHELHVDDGVRTEIRAEGDLARFTAAVDVPAGGRLRLVKYLGYGWSAQRSVPALRAQVEAALAGARQTGWEGLLAEQRRFLDDFWEAADIELHGDDELQQALRFALFHIMQAAVRGESRAIPGKGLTGPGYDGHAFWDTEMFVLPVLAYTVPEAARDALRWRHSTLGKARERARVLGQGGAAFPWRSISGAECSAYWPASTAAFHVNGDVAHAVAQYVNATGDRAFERECGAEILVETARLWTSLGHHDQHGGFRIDGVTGPDEYSAVVDNNVYTNLIAQKNLRGAADACERCPDVAERLEVTPEEVRGWRKAADGMRIPFDELLDVHQQSDGFTSHAEWDFEGTDPDEYPLLLNRPYFDLYRKQVVKQADLVLAMHVRGDAFTAGQKARNFAYYESRTVRDSSLSAATQAVLAAEVGASRLAYDYLAEAAFTDLHDLHRNVHNGLHMASLAGAWIALVAGFGGMRDHDGELSFAPRLPPGLTRMAFRMAWRGTRLAVEVEEGSVTYRIVAGEVLRAHHHGEPIVVEPGTSVTMSTPDAPEPPELRQPPHRAPARRSPSVREPFTAVPGEPGTETAPVQRDRG, encoded by the coding sequence ATGGTGCGCTGGGACGGCCTCGCGGTGGACCAGCTCCGCCGGACCGAGTCGGTGTTCGCGCTGTCCAACGGGCACATCGGCATGCGCGGCACGCTGGACGAGGGCGAGCCGCGCGGGCTGCCGGGCACCTACCTCAACGGCTTCTACGAGGAGCACGCGCTGCCCTACGGCGAGTCCGGCTACGGCTACCCCGAGGCCGGCGAGACCGTCGTCAACGTCACCGACGGCAAGGTGATCCGGCTGCTGGTCGAGGACGAGCCGCTGGACATGCGCTACGGCCGGGCGCACGCGCACCAGCGGGAGCTGGACTTCCGCACCGGGACGCTGCGCCGCTGCACGGAGTGGGAGTCGCCGACCGGCCGCCGGGTGACCGTGCGCACCGAACGGCTGGTGTCGCTCACGCAGCGGGCCGTCGCGGCGATCCACTACGAGGTCGTGCCGACCGAGGACCTGCAGCTGGTGGTGCAGTCCGACCTGCTGGCCAACGAGCCGGTCGAGAACGAGGGCGACGACCCCAGGGTGGCCGCCGCGCTGAACGAGCCGCTGGTCGCGGACTTCGCGCACGCCGAGGACTACCGGGCCGTGCTGGCGCACCACGCGCGCAACTCCGGGCTGCGGATGGCCGCCGCGATGGACCACGAGCTCCACGTCGACGACGGCGTGCGCACGGAGATCCGCGCCGAGGGCGACCTGGCCCGCTTCACCGCGGCCGTGGACGTGCCGGCGGGCGGGCGGCTGCGGCTGGTGAAGTACCTGGGTTACGGCTGGTCCGCGCAACGGTCGGTGCCGGCGCTGCGCGCGCAGGTCGAGGCGGCGCTGGCGGGCGCGCGGCAGACCGGGTGGGAAGGGCTGCTGGCCGAGCAGCGGCGGTTCCTGGACGACTTCTGGGAGGCCGCGGACATCGAGCTGCACGGGGACGACGAGCTGCAGCAGGCGCTGCGGTTCGCGTTGTTCCACATCATGCAGGCGGCGGTGCGCGGCGAGAGCCGGGCGATCCCCGGCAAGGGCCTGACCGGGCCGGGGTACGACGGGCACGCGTTCTGGGACACCGAGATGTTCGTGCTGCCCGTGCTGGCCTACACCGTGCCGGAGGCCGCGCGGGACGCGTTGCGGTGGCGGCACTCGACGTTGGGCAAGGCGCGCGAGCGGGCCCGGGTGCTCGGCCAGGGCGGCGCGGCGTTCCCGTGGCGGTCGATCAGCGGCGCGGAGTGCTCGGCGTACTGGCCGGCGAGCACGGCCGCGTTCCACGTCAACGGCGACGTCGCGCACGCCGTGGCGCAGTACGTCAACGCGACCGGCGACCGGGCGTTCGAGCGCGAGTGCGGCGCCGAGATCCTGGTCGAGACCGCCCGGCTGTGGACCTCGCTGGGCCACCACGACCAGCACGGCGGGTTCCGCATCGACGGCGTGACCGGGCCGGACGAGTACTCGGCCGTGGTGGACAACAACGTCTACACCAACCTCATCGCGCAGAAGAACCTGCGCGGCGCGGCGGACGCCTGCGAGCGGTGCCCGGACGTGGCAGAACGGCTCGAGGTCACCCCCGAGGAGGTGCGGGGCTGGCGCAAGGCCGCCGACGGGATGCGGATCCCGTTCGACGAGCTGCTCGACGTGCACCAGCAGAGCGACGGGTTCACCTCGCACGCCGAGTGGGACTTCGAGGGCACCGACCCCGACGAGTACCCGTTGCTGCTCAACCGGCCCTACTTCGACCTGTACCGCAAGCAGGTGGTCAAACAGGCCGACCTGGTGCTGGCCATGCACGTGCGCGGCGACGCGTTCACCGCCGGGCAGAAGGCCCGCAACTTCGCCTACTACGAGTCGCGGACGGTGCGCGACTCGTCGCTGTCGGCCGCCACGCAGGCGGTGCTGGCGGCCGAGGTCGGCGCGTCGCGGCTGGCCTACGACTACCTGGCGGAGGCGGCGTTCACCGACCTGCACGACCTGCACCGCAACGTCCACAACGGACTGCACATGGCGTCGTTGGCGGGTGCGTGGATCGCCCTGGTGGCCGGGTTCGGCGGGATGCGCGACCACGACGGCGAGCTGTCGTTCGCGCCGCGCCTGCCGCCGGGGCTGACCAGGATGGCGTTCCGGATGGCGTGGCGCGGGACCCGGTTGGCGGTGGAGGTCGAGGAGGGCTCGGTCACCTACCGGATCGTCGCGGGCGAGGTGTTGCGCGCCCACCACCACGGCGAGCCGATCGTGGTCGAGCCGGGCACGTCGGTCACGATGTCCACTCCGGACGCGCCCGAACCGCCCGAGCTGCGCCAGCCGCCGCACCGCGCGCCCGCCCGGCGGTCGCCGTCGGTCCGGGAGCCGTTCACAGCCGTTCCGGGGGAACCCGGAACGGAAACCGCGCCGGTGCAACGAGATCGGGGATGA
- a CDS encoding beta-phosphoglucomutase family hydrolase — protein MALGLPDAITACLFDLDGVLTSTAVVHRRAWRRTFDEFLRPRGEPPFTEADYLEHVDGRPRYDGVREFLTSRGITLPEGEPDDPPDADTVHGVGNRKNDLLEAIIRHEGVTPYPGTAPYLRAVQARGLSIGVVTSSANARKVLDAAGLSPFVQVLVDGVVIGRDGLKGKPAPDSFLAGARLLGVSPEHAAVFEDALAGVAAGRAGGFGHVVGVDRTGQREALRAHGADVVVEDLAELL, from the coding sequence ATGGCCCTGGGACTGCCCGACGCGATCACCGCCTGCCTCTTCGACCTCGACGGCGTGCTGACGAGCACGGCCGTGGTGCACCGCCGCGCGTGGCGGCGCACCTTCGACGAGTTCCTGCGCCCGCGCGGCGAGCCGCCGTTCACCGAGGCGGACTACCTGGAGCACGTGGACGGCCGGCCCCGCTACGACGGCGTGCGGGAGTTCCTGACGTCGCGCGGCATCACGCTGCCCGAGGGCGAGCCGGACGACCCTCCCGACGCCGACACCGTGCACGGCGTGGGCAACCGCAAGAACGACCTGCTGGAGGCGATCATCCGACACGAAGGCGTGACCCCCTACCCGGGCACGGCGCCGTACCTGCGCGCCGTGCAGGCCCGAGGGCTGAGCATCGGCGTGGTGACGTCCTCGGCCAACGCCCGCAAGGTCCTCGACGCGGCCGGCCTGAGCCCGTTCGTGCAGGTCCTGGTGGACGGCGTGGTCATCGGCCGCGACGGGCTCAAGGGCAAGCCCGCGCCGGACTCGTTCCTGGCGGGCGCGCGGCTGCTCGGCGTGAGCCCGGAGCACGCGGCCGTGTTCGAGGACGCGCTGGCGGGCGTGGCGGCCGGGCGCGCGGGCGGCTTCGGGCACGTGGTGGGCGTCGACCGGACCGGGCAGCGGGAGGCGTTGCGGGCGCACGGCGCGGACGTGGTCGTCGAGGACTTGGCGGAGCTGCTGTGA
- a CDS encoding SRPBCC domain-containing protein codes for MIDIADQLKAIHRGVHEGSDKTVGVLLRRTYDAAAADVWDAVTDPDRLKRWFLPVSGDLREGGTFQVEHNASGSVLTCSPPKLLRLTWGADTSIVELRLTEDGDERTTVELEHTVPKAMAGSGAGALYVGPGWDGGFLGLGLYLAGEVHDDFDPVAAADAPETRRFNAGSIDAWAAAVAESGTASADELAEAVAVAKAQYTPDVG; via the coding sequence GTGATCGACATCGCCGACCAGCTCAAGGCCATCCACCGCGGGGTGCACGAGGGCTCGGACAAGACCGTCGGCGTGCTGCTGCGGCGCACGTACGACGCGGCGGCGGCCGACGTGTGGGACGCGGTGACCGACCCCGACCGGCTCAAGCGCTGGTTCCTGCCGGTCAGCGGCGACCTGCGGGAGGGCGGGACCTTCCAGGTGGAGCACAACGCGAGCGGCAGCGTCCTCACCTGCTCGCCGCCGAAGCTGCTGCGGCTGACGTGGGGCGCCGACACCAGCATCGTGGAACTGCGCCTGACCGAGGACGGCGACGAGCGGACCACGGTCGAGCTGGAGCACACCGTGCCCAAGGCGATGGCGGGCAGCGGCGCGGGCGCGCTCTACGTCGGCCCCGGCTGGGACGGCGGGTTCCTCGGCCTCGGCCTCTACCTCGCGGGCGAGGTGCACGACGACTTCGACCCGGTCGCCGCCGCCGACGCGCCGGAAACCCGGCGGTTCAACGCCGGGTCCATCGACGCGTGGGCGGCGGCGGTCGCCGAGTCGGGCACCGCCTCGGCCGACGAGCTGGCCGAGGCGGTCGCGGTGGCGAAGGCGCAGTACACCCCCGACGTCGGCTGA
- a CDS encoding NAD(P)/FAD-dependent oxidoreductase produces the protein MGKPRVLVVGTGFAGYHCLRTLERVLPADAAELVAVNPTDYMLYVPLLPEVAGGSLDPRRVAVPLRPKLPRTRLVQAHVTGIDLAARTCTAVDVEGREQVLEWDRLVLTAGSVTRLLSIPGVAEHAFGFKSVAEAVFLRDHVLRQVELAEQASDPAERAARATFVVVGAGYTGTELVAQGMQLTRSALRGRSGLSESEVKWVLVDMAPRVLPGLDERLSGPAARVLRSRGVDLRLGTSVEEVTAECAKLTDGSRIPTRTLVWCVGVQPDPLVKSIALSTVKGRVVVDPTLAVPTHPHVFAAGDVAAVPDVFNDGKPTPMTAQHAQRQGKLAGRNVAASLGHGPVGTYRHRDLGFVVDLAGAQAVANPLHIPLTGLPAKAVARGYHLLAMPGNRLRVAVDWLTDLLARRQVVQFGLVPEAGVRLGDVEKAAVADRG, from the coding sequence ATGGGCAAGCCACGCGTGCTGGTCGTCGGGACGGGCTTCGCGGGCTACCACTGCCTGCGCACGCTGGAACGCGTGCTCCCGGCCGACGCCGCCGAGCTGGTGGCGGTGAACCCCACGGACTACATGCTCTACGTGCCGTTGCTGCCGGAGGTGGCGGGCGGCTCGCTCGACCCGCGCCGGGTGGCCGTGCCGCTGCGGCCCAAGCTGCCGCGCACGCGCTTGGTGCAGGCGCACGTCACCGGGATCGACCTGGCCGCGCGCACGTGCACGGCGGTCGACGTCGAGGGGCGTGAGCAGGTGCTGGAGTGGGACCGGCTCGTGCTGACGGCGGGCTCGGTGACCCGGCTGCTGTCCATCCCGGGCGTGGCCGAGCACGCGTTCGGCTTCAAGTCGGTCGCCGAGGCGGTGTTCCTGCGCGACCACGTGCTGCGGCAGGTGGAGCTGGCCGAGCAGGCGAGCGACCCGGCCGAACGGGCGGCGCGGGCGACGTTCGTCGTGGTCGGCGCCGGGTACACGGGCACAGAACTGGTGGCGCAGGGCATGCAGCTGACCCGATCGGCGTTGCGCGGGCGCAGCGGTCTGTCGGAGTCCGAGGTGAAGTGGGTGCTGGTGGACATGGCCCCGCGCGTGCTGCCCGGCCTGGACGAGCGGCTGTCCGGGCCCGCCGCGCGGGTGCTGCGGTCGCGCGGCGTGGACCTGCGGCTGGGCACCAGCGTCGAGGAGGTCACCGCGGAGTGCGCGAAGCTGACCGACGGCAGCCGGATCCCGACGCGCACGCTGGTGTGGTGCGTGGGCGTGCAACCGGACCCGCTGGTGAAGTCGATCGCGCTGTCGACGGTGAAGGGCCGGGTGGTGGTCGACCCGACGTTGGCCGTGCCGACGCACCCGCACGTGTTCGCGGCCGGCGACGTGGCGGCCGTGCCGGACGTGTTCAACGACGGCAAGCCGACGCCGATGACCGCGCAGCACGCGCAGCGCCAGGGCAAGCTCGCCGGGCGCAACGTCGCGGCCTCGCTCGGCCACGGCCCGGTGGGCACCTACCGGCACCGCGACCTGGGGTTCGTGGTCGACCTGGCGGGCGCGCAGGCGGTGGCCAACCCGCTGCACATCCCGCTGACCGGCCTGCCCGCGAAGGCCGTGGCGCGCGGCTACCACCTGCTGGCGATGCCGGGCAACCGGCTGCGGGTGGCCGTCGACTGGCTCACCGACCTCCTCGCGCGCCGGCAGGTGGTGCAGTTCGGGCTGGTCCCCGAGGCGGGCGTGCGGCTGGGGGACGTCGAGAAAGCCGCCGTCGCCGACCGGGGCTGA
- a CDS encoding DUF2087 domain-containing protein encodes MNPDALIGLLAEPERLRVAAALVLGARTAADIAEATGLDARRVENSLRRLRSAGLVVTDGSGLRLREELFKEATRVDQANRAQEDPFVRDGRLVKLPAQRGRRRAVLEQVSTAFEPGRRYPERDVVDVLKRWCDGGEVDHVTVRRYLVDEGLLSRDAGVYWRTGGPVSV; translated from the coding sequence GTGAACCCTGATGCACTGATCGGACTGCTGGCCGAACCCGAGCGGTTGCGCGTGGCCGCCGCGCTGGTCCTCGGCGCCCGCACCGCGGCGGACATCGCCGAGGCGACCGGGTTGGACGCCCGGCGGGTCGAGAACTCGTTGCGCCGGCTGCGGTCGGCGGGCCTCGTCGTGACCGACGGGTCGGGCTTGCGGTTGCGCGAGGAGCTGTTCAAGGAGGCCACCCGGGTCGACCAGGCGAACCGGGCCCAGGAGGACCCGTTCGTGCGGGATGGGCGGCTGGTGAAGCTCCCCGCGCAGCGCGGGCGCAGGCGGGCGGTGCTCGAACAGGTGAGCACCGCGTTCGAGCCGGGTAGACGGTACCCCGAGCGGGACGTCGTGGACGTGCTGAAGAGGTGGTGCGACGGCGGTGAGGTCGACCACGTGACCGTGCGCCGGTACCTCGTGGACGAAGGGCTGCTCAGCCGGGACGCCGGCGTGTACTGGCGCACCGGCGGCCCGGTGAGCGTCTAG
- a CDS encoding ATP-binding protein has protein sequence MPTRDRGRGAGVVAALALHRTDVDGAAVVRPTGRLDLTTYRELRDGLLKCAVDEPTAVIVRLDDGFECATPAFMSVFATVGLRVSEWPGVPVMLVGESPCHRRALAVGALGVVLRFTALTAALAAVERPPERTRDETQLPDSLLSGLLARHFVRETCQRRHVTHLVHDAVTVATELVENAVRHARSAPVLRLELRGRRLTVAVRDESLDPPREPKAEPLRPGGWGLTIVSSLSRTWGCYPWPHGGKVVWAVLDG, from the coding sequence ATGCCAACGCGAGACCGGGGGCGGGGAGCCGGCGTCGTCGCCGCGCTCGCGCTCCACCGCACGGACGTCGACGGCGCGGCGGTGGTGCGCCCGACCGGCCGGCTCGACCTGACCACCTACCGCGAGTTGCGCGACGGGCTGCTCAAGTGCGCCGTGGACGAACCCACCGCCGTGATCGTGCGGCTGGACGACGGTTTCGAGTGCGCCACCCCCGCGTTCATGTCGGTCTTCGCCACGGTGGGGCTGCGCGTGTCGGAGTGGCCGGGTGTGCCGGTGATGCTGGTCGGCGAGTCGCCCTGCCACCGCCGCGCGCTCGCGGTCGGCGCCCTGGGCGTGGTGCTGCGGTTCACCGCGCTGACCGCCGCCCTGGCCGCCGTCGAACGACCGCCCGAACGCACGCGTGACGAGACGCAGCTGCCCGACTCGCTGCTCAGCGGCCTGCTGGCGAGGCACTTCGTGCGCGAGACGTGCCAACGCCGGCACGTCACCCACCTGGTTCACGACGCGGTCACGGTCGCCACCGAGCTGGTCGAGAACGCCGTCCGCCACGCCCGCTCGGCGCCGGTGCTGCGCCTGGAGCTGCGGGGCCGCCGGCTGACCGTCGCGGTCCGCGACGAGAGCCTCGACCCTCCCCGGGAGCCGAAGGCCGAGCCGCTGCGGCCGGGCGGCTGGGGCCTCACGATCGTGTCGTCGCTGAGCCGCACGTGGGGCTGCTACCCGTGGCCGCACGGCGGCAAGGTCGTCTGGGCCGTCCTCGACGGCTGA
- a CDS encoding aldo/keto reductase: MRPMRTITLNNGVTMPQLGFGVFQVSTEDTRGAVTEALRVGYRSIDTAAAYRNEEQVGRAIADSPVPRDEIFVTTKLWNSDQGYDEALRAFDASAERLGLDRVDLYLVHWPAPEQDRYVDTWRALGKLHADGRVRAIGVSNFQPAHLARIVDATGAVPAVNQVELHPRLQQAELRAVHARLGIATEAWSPLAQGALLADPVITGIAEKHGRTPAQVVLRWHVQLDNVVIPKSVTPSRIAENFALFDFELDAEDMGRIRELDRGERTGPDPDTFG, from the coding sequence ATGAGGCCCATGAGGACCATCACCCTGAACAACGGCGTCACCATGCCGCAGCTCGGTTTCGGCGTCTTCCAGGTGTCCACTGAGGACACCCGGGGCGCGGTGACCGAGGCGTTGCGGGTCGGCTACCGCAGCATCGACACGGCCGCCGCCTACCGCAACGAGGAGCAGGTGGGGCGGGCCATCGCCGACTCGCCCGTGCCGCGTGACGAGATCTTCGTGACCACCAAGCTGTGGAACTCCGACCAGGGCTACGACGAGGCGCTGCGCGCGTTCGACGCGAGCGCCGAGCGGCTCGGCCTGGACCGGGTCGACCTGTACCTCGTGCACTGGCCCGCGCCCGAGCAGGACCGGTACGTCGACACCTGGCGCGCGCTGGGCAAGCTGCACGCCGACGGCCGGGTGCGGGCGATCGGCGTGTCCAACTTCCAGCCCGCGCACCTGGCGCGGATCGTGGACGCGACCGGCGCGGTGCCCGCGGTGAACCAGGTCGAGCTGCACCCCCGGCTCCAGCAGGCCGAGCTGCGGGCCGTGCACGCCCGGCTGGGCATCGCGACCGAGGCGTGGAGCCCGCTGGCGCAGGGCGCGCTGCTCGCCGACCCGGTCATCACCGGGATCGCGGAGAAGCACGGTCGCACGCCCGCGCAGGTCGTGCTGCGCTGGCACGTGCAGCTGGACAACGTGGTCATCCCCAAGTCGGTGACGCCGAGCCGGATCGCGGAGAACTTCGCCCTGTTCGACTTCGAGCTCGACGCCGAGGACATGGGTCGCATCCGGGAGTTGGACCGGGGCGAGCGCACCGGCCCCGACCCCGACACCTTCGGCTGA
- a CDS encoding ArsR/SmtB family transcription factor has protein sequence MHAFDVLGDPVRRRILELLADGEQTSGAVTEVVRREFGISQPAVSQHLRVLRENGFARVRAEGTRRLYAVDDQGLREVDEWLDRFRRFWSGHLDALATELARGKRERRLKEEQQ, from the coding sequence GTGCACGCGTTCGACGTCCTCGGCGACCCGGTCCGTCGCCGCATCTTGGAGCTGCTCGCCGACGGCGAGCAGACCTCCGGCGCGGTCACGGAGGTGGTCCGCCGGGAGTTCGGCATCTCGCAGCCGGCCGTCTCCCAGCACCTGCGGGTGCTGCGCGAGAACGGCTTCGCCCGCGTCCGCGCCGAGGGCACCCGGCGCCTCTACGCGGTGGACGACCAAGGCCTGCGCGAGGTGGACGAGTGGCTCGACCGGTTCCGCCGGTTCTGGAGCGGGCACCTCGACGCGCTGGCCACCGAACTCGCGCGCGGCAAGCGCGAGAGGCGACTCAAGGAGGAACAACAGTGA
- a CDS encoding ABC transporter substrate-binding protein, giving the protein MRGRALLLAAILFAAGACNAEQTETPDQVTLTWWDYLNHSPMANQAVDSLLARYRQEHPDVRIERTSLPHPEFRAKLAEATASGVFPDIAAVDSTDLPRLAEGNALADLTDRFERWDLADGFLPAVRESVTHHGRVHGVPLRSTTTALVYNRDHFAAAGLTQPPTTWDGLRTAAKALTTADRSGLCFGGKGDDLTVTFLPVLWQAGGDVDRLGDQASLDALAHLDGLVNTDRSTPADVLGWTDADARQRFAEGRCAMAITGPAAVPELNQAGLDWTSAPLPQGAAGGAGPLGGETWVIGRNGRVDRAWDVLTWLAEQPDNVTEFGGGLGALPNRADTVDALAWQWDPSVAGFTEQLRSARTRTAHGARYPEVSRALSAMATRVLTGERPPDQATAEAKAEIDRLPR; this is encoded by the coding sequence ATGCGTGGACGAGCGCTGCTCCTGGCAGCGATCCTGTTCGCCGCCGGCGCGTGCAACGCAGAGCAGACCGAGACCCCCGACCAGGTGACACTGACCTGGTGGGACTACCTCAACCACTCCCCCATGGCGAACCAGGCCGTGGACAGCCTCCTCGCCCGTTACCGGCAGGAACACCCGGACGTGCGGATCGAGCGCACCTCCCTGCCCCACCCCGAGTTCCGGGCCAAGCTCGCCGAAGCGACGGCGTCCGGCGTGTTCCCCGACATCGCCGCGGTCGACTCCACCGACCTGCCCCGGCTGGCCGAGGGCAACGCCCTGGCCGACCTCACGGACCGCTTCGAGCGGTGGGACCTCGCGGACGGGTTCCTCCCGGCGGTGCGGGAGAGCGTCACCCACCACGGCCGCGTCCACGGCGTGCCGCTGCGCAGCACCACCACCGCGCTGGTCTACAACCGCGACCACTTCGCCGCGGCCGGCCTCACGCAGCCGCCGACGACGTGGGACGGGCTGCGGACCGCCGCGAAGGCCCTGACCACGGCCGACCGGTCCGGCCTGTGCTTCGGCGGGAAGGGCGACGACCTGACCGTCACGTTCCTGCCGGTGCTGTGGCAGGCGGGTGGCGACGTCGACCGGCTCGGCGACCAGGCGTCCCTCGACGCCCTCGCGCACCTGGACGGCCTGGTGAACACCGACCGCAGCACACCGGCGGACGTGCTGGGCTGGACCGACGCCGACGCGCGGCAGCGGTTCGCCGAGGGCCGGTGCGCGATGGCGATCACCGGTCCGGCCGCGGTGCCGGAGCTCAACCAGGCGGGGCTGGACTGGACGTCCGCGCCGCTGCCGCAGGGCGCGGCGGGTGGCGCGGGCCCGCTCGGCGGCGAGACGTGGGTGATCGGCCGCAACGGCCGGGTCGACCGGGCGTGGGACGTGCTGACCTGGCTGGCCGAGCAGCCGGACAACGTCACCGAGTTCGGCGGCGGCCTCGGCGCGCTGCCCAACCGCGCGGACACCGTGGACGCCCTGGCCTGGCAGTGGGACCCGAGCGTGGCGGGCTTCACCGAGCAGTTGCGGTCGGCGCGGACCCGCACCGCGCACGGCGCGCGGTACCCGGAGGTCTCCCGCGCCCTCTCCGCCATGGCCACCCGGGTGCTCACCGGCGAGCGACCACCCGATCAGGCGACCGCGGAGGCGAAGGCGGAGATCGACCGGCTGCCGCGCTAG
- a CDS encoding DUF3140 domain-containing protein: MTGTLWDDFHRVVNMTSHELEDWLRTRSADEDSETVPDQAGTDETGTDETGTPTGQEVLRVLRKRRTDLTTEDVKVMREVVERVRAQRRDDLEPTAGEAHWRHRLMSLGHDPLKPA, from the coding sequence ATGACCGGCACCTTGTGGGACGACTTCCACCGCGTGGTGAACATGACCTCGCACGAGCTGGAGGACTGGCTGCGCACCCGCTCGGCCGACGAGGACAGCGAGACCGTGCCAGACCAAGCGGGCACAGACGAAACGGGCACAGACGAAACGGGCACGCCGACCGGCCAGGAGGTGCTGCGGGTCCTGCGCAAGCGGCGCACGGACCTGACCACCGAGGACGTCAAGGTGATGCGCGAGGTCGTGGAGCGGGTGCGGGCGCAGCGGCGCGACGACCTGGAGCCGACGGCGGGCGAGGCGCACTGGCGGCACCGGTTGATGTCCCTCGGCCACGACCCGCTCAAGCCGGCCTGA